The following are from one region of the Myotis daubentonii chromosome 2, mMyoDau2.1, whole genome shotgun sequence genome:
- the LPAR5 gene encoding lysophosphatidic acid receptor 5 gives MLANSSANTSTNSSDLPCPDYRATHRLHMVVYSLVLLAALPLNALALWVFLRALRVHSVVSVYMCNLAASDLLFTLSLPVRLPYYALHHWPFPDLLCQTAGAIFQMNMYGSCIFLTLINVDRYAAVVHPLRLRHLRRPRVARLLCLGVWALILVFAVPTMLVHKPSSCSYRGKQVRLCFESFGDKLWKSRLLPLVLLAEALGFLLPLVAVVYSSGRVFWTLARPDATQSRRRRKTVRLLLVNLVIFLLCFVPYNTTLAVYGLLRGDLVAASPAARDQVRGVLMVMVLLAGANCVLDPLVYYFSAEGFRNTLRGLGSPLGTRTSATNGDGGTLAQLPQETTPASGPAASSQGLIRHSNPRTPIPEDSVL, from the coding sequence ATGTTGGCCAACTCCTCAGCAAACACTTCTACCAACAGCTCCGATCTCCCGTGCCCTGACTACCGGGCCACCCACCGCCTGCACATGGTGGTCTACAGCCTGGTGCTCCTCGCGGCGCTCCCGCTCAACGCGCTGGCCCTCTGGGTCTTCCTGCGCGCGCTGCGCGTGCACTCCGTGGTGAGCGTGTACATGTGCAACTTGGCGGCCAGCGACCTGCTCTTCACCCTGTCGCTGCCCGTGCGCCTGCCCTACTACGCGCTGCACCACTGGCCCTTCCCGGACCTCCTGTGCCAGACGGCGGGCGCCATCTTCCAGATGAACATGTACGGCAGCTGCATCTTCCTGACCCTCATCAACGTGGACCGCTACGCCGCCGTGGTGCACCCGCTGCGGCTGCGCCACCTGCGGCGGCCCCGCGTGGCGCGGCTGCTCTGCCTGGGCGTGTGGGCGCTCATCCTGGTGTTCGCCGTGCCCACGATGCTCGTGCACAAGCCCTCGTCCTGCAGCTACCGCGGCAAACAGGTGCGCCTGTGCTTCGAGAGCTTCGGCGACAAGCTGTGGAAGAGCCGGCTGCTGCCGCTCGTGCTGCTGGCCGAGGCGCTGGGCTTCCTGCTGCCGCTGGTGGCCGTGGTCTACTCGTCGGGCCGGGTCTTCTGGACCCTGGCGCGGCCCGACGCCACGCAGAGCCGGCGGCGGCGGAAGACGGTGCGCCTCCTGTTGGTCAACCTGGTCATCTTCCTGCTGTGCTTCGTGCCCTACAACACCACGCTGGCCGTGTACGGGCTGCTGCGGGGCGACCTGGTGGCGGCGAGCCCCGCGGCCCGCGACCAGGTGCGCGGGGTGCTGATGGTGATGGTGCTGCTGGCGGGAGCCAACTGCGTGCTCGACCCGCTGGTGTACTACTTCAGCGCCGAGGGCTTCCGCAACACCCTGCGCGGCCTGGGCTCTCCTCTCGGGACCAGGACCTCGGCCACCAACGGGGATGGAGGGACGCTCGCCCAACTGCCCCAGGAGACCACTCCCGCCAGCGGGCCTGCTGCCTCCAGCCAAGGACTGATCAGGCATTCCAATCCCCGGACGCCCATCCCCGAGGATTCTGTCCTCTAA